CATTCAGCGCGCTGACAGTCGTTGTGCCATTAAAATCATATAGAGCTTTGCTCGTCGTATTAAGATCATATACATTATAACTAGCCGGGAAATTAGCTGCACCAGAAACACGCAAAACCGTTCCTGCCGCCATGGTCAGCGAATCTCCCACACCGCCGTTGTGGTTTGCTGTAAATGTGCCCATACTTACCTGGCCGCCTAAGATTCTCATCGTGCCGTTAACCGTGATATTCGCCCCGATCGTCTTTGTCGTGTTGTTTGCAAATACCACATCATTAAAAGTTGTCGTTTGCCCATTAGGTATCGTATAGTTCGATGAACCGGCAAAAATAACTGTTCCACTGTCTTTCGCAACAAAAGTTGTGTACGTTCCGGTTGGCAACACCGGTGTTGCCGATGTGTTATCAAGTATAATGGTACCAACTCCGGATACATTTCCAAAGTCATTGGTAGCTGTATTCTGAATAAGAACGGTTCCTGCTCCAGGTGTAGATCCTCCATACTGGTCAAACGTTACAGCCAAGACCGTTCGGCCCGACAGGCCAGTCGGAATTGTAACCGTTTTACTGTCTCCGATTACCACAGGGGTTTGGCCATTCGGTAGAAATAACGCAGTCGGACCTCCATAGCTCCCGGTGGCCCATGTGGTCAGGGTTTGCCAATTACCGTTGGCTCTGCTATAAAATACAGTCGGAGTACCATAAGCCGCATCCTCGCCTGCCGTGTACTCTGCCGCTATTACTGCTGAATCCGGATTAAAAATCGTGATGCTGTCGCCCGCAGTGCTAATACTGGATGTCGGCTTTGTCCATGTAAATGGAATAAAATAGCCGCCAATATAGCTGGCTTCGGTCCCTAAAGGAGTAATGCCGGAACCGTAAACATAATAATGTTGCGCAGCCGCATCAGCAGCAAGACCGGTCTTGGTAACTTTCCAATAATAAGGCAAAGCAATAGAACCATCAGCCAAGTTCGGATGCGCTGAATTCACCGGTATAACTGTTATGGTGCCCGCGGCCGGAGTTGTTCCCGCATTGGTAATTCGAATCGTTGCCGGAGTGTAATTGGCTCCCGTTCCTACAGGAAATCTGAAACCATGCGTGCTTGCCGGATAAGCTTTAGTCACACCCAAATCGCCCACCAGGCCGCCCGTTTGAATCATTCGCGTAGCACCAAAGGCTCCTTGAATGGCCGCAACATCCGTCTCATTTAGAACGAGTGAATTAGCTCCGATAGCCAAAACCCCGTTCGACAGTGTCAAAACGCTGTCAACGGTCAAGACACCTGAGGCTAATGTGATATTACCAAATGTATTATCCAGCGTTAGATTATTAAATATCGTCGATCCGGTTATACTTTGCGCTACAGTCGTACTTGCAAATGTCACGAGACGTTTATTGGTGATCGCATCAAATTTTCCTGCCGTCATCGTCCAATTACCTGCGACGGTCAAATCCGTGCTTGCGCCTAACATAACAGTATCGCTTGGCGACGAAGTATTATTGATAGTGACATTATTAAAAGTTGATGTTCCGGTAATGGTCTGTTTACCGGCATTACCGTCAAAAACAACCGTTGTTGTACCGGTGCCAACTCCAGTCGAGAATGTCCCGGAAGTACGTGTGAAATTCCCACCAATTAGGAAATCGCGGTTAGCTGCGCCGCCGCCATTCGCAGTACGGAATGTCCCGCCAATATTCAATGTAAAATTATTACGAATGTCAATTCGGTCATCTAATGATACATTGCCCGTAAATCCAGCGCATGGGCCAACTGTCAGGTTGTACATCCTGACGGTGTCAACTGCTCCTGCGGCGCTCATCAAATAATTATTGGCCGTTACCAAGCTCGGATCAAGAAGGTGAATCGTGCCTCCACTGATCCTTTGAACAGCCAATGCCCCAATATCAATAATAGCCTGATTATTAACAGCTCTTCGCAAAGCAAGGACCCCGCCTGACATCTGAAAAACGCTCGCCGCATTACTTGCGACTTGAAATGTCGCGCCCGCAGCAACGGTAGTGTATCGCCCAACAATAACAGAATCACCGGACTGAATGTAAGAGAATATAGTTCCTGTTGCAGGCCTTAAGGCTCCGGATACACGCAGAACTCCCGTCCCGATCACTTCAACGCCCGCAGCGGTGGAATCATAAAAGATAGAACTCGATATGGAAGTGCTCGTTCCGATGTTTAACGACCCTGCAGATATCTTTAATTGGCCTTTAAGATTTAAATTATCACCGGTTCCGCTTAGCTGTGCTGACCCGCCTGCAATCCATAATCTTGTTCCGCCCAGAATCGGGAAATCTCCGCCACCGGTACTAAGGTCAAGAATCGGGCTTGTACCCTGGCTCGTTAGTTTAAATGTGCCTCTTAACAGACGCAGTGGTTTGTCTGTGCCGCCGGCAGAGCCAGAAATGGTAAACCTATTGATATTAACGTCCAATATGTTGGATGTGTCGGCTGAAACGCCAGTGCCTTTATTAACGATAAGAGTTTCAAAATCGGTTGTGTCGGCTGTCGTGCCTGAAATAGATGCGCTTGAGTTTCCAGTAAACGTAACATTTGCAAACCTGCCGCCAGCGACACTCATATCAAATATCCCATTATTAACGAGATTACCACTGACTGTCACGCCGTTTGCAACAACGGTCCCCGCAGCAGTCACCACAAACTTGGCGCCGGAATTAATCGTAACATTGCCGCCTACTGTAACTCCACGCGCATTGCCGTTTTGAAATCGCAAAACATCTCCAGATCCTTCTAATAATAGATTACCTGAAACTGAAAAACTACCATTCACTCCGGCGGAAGATAAAAGAACGGTAGTACCGCCGGTAATTGTAATGTTTCCTGATGGTATTACGTTTACATTTGGACCAGTCTTAACACCACCTCCCGAAAAAACAAGGTTCCTGTAAATACTAATAAGACCTGAAATCGTGTAAGATCCAGCTCCCCCATATTCCACAGTCCCGCCCGAAGAACCCAAAAACGACGTATAAGTCCCACTTGGAAAATTCCCGCTTTCTAAAGTAATCTTCCCATTCCCGGTCACGGTTCCGAAGTTGTTTCCTGTGGTTGCTAATACATTGACCACGCCGGAGTCAACCAAACTTGCACAACGTGTGTTACTATTGTCTACAGTTATTGAGTCGCCGGCTCGAATTTTGACCGGACTATTCGGTCCTGGAGCCGAAGTTGCAGCAGCGCCGCCATATCCCAAATTTGACCAAGTGGTGACTATCTCCCAGTGATCGCTTTGTCTGCTATAGTAAACCGTAACCAAACCAAAAGCGTCCGGTGCTCCTGAAATACTCGTTTGTCCCATGGTATAATTACCGTCAATTGCGTTGAGAAAAGTTCCATTGCCATTGAACGTAATTGTGTGTCCGGCCAATGAAACATTCGCTTGCGCCTCCGTAAACCAGGACGTCTCGGAAGCTACATATCTTCCCGGAACAAAATTTCTGAACGCATACGTCCCTGAATAAGTTGCCTCCAGCGTGTCTACATTTACCCAAGTATATGTATGAGTAGTTTGCGGGTTTAAGAATCCCGTGCTGGATACATTCCAAAAATAAACTAAGGCTGGAGCATAGGTGGGGGTATTTGTTTTTGTCGCCACAGTATCATCAACCGCTCTTATTGTAATAGCGCCGGCTAAACCTGTGGATGAAACATTTATAGCGGCCGGTGTATATTTACCTACTACGCCTATGGGCCAGGTGAAACTTGATGTGCCGGTGTAATATCTTGTCACGCCGCCTGCACCTAGAGATCCTGAAACCTGGATCATTTTTGATGTTCCGGGGGACGACACGGAAACTACGCCATTCGAACCCGATGTGTTTGATCCGAGTTCAAGCGCTTTGTCTCCTACAACCAATTTACCCGCGCTTAATACCAGCGTGTCTAACCGAAGAGAGTCTCCAAGCATTTCTAAGCTGTCGGCTGAATTTATCAATAGCGCATTGATGATACCGCGCCCATTTCCGTAGATATTTGCAGATGAGCCATTTAAGATGATACGTCCGGTTCCTACCTTATGACCTGAAAAAGACGCATTCTTGCTGGCAGTGATGTTCGTTCCGTTTGTATTTAAAAAACTTCCTTCGTTGATCATAATACTGTCGCCCAGTGTAAACGTCGTATGTAAGGTCAACGTGTCGTCGTAATTAAGATTGACTCTGAGCGACTTGGCTCCTGAACCGCTCCACTCCGCAGCCTGCGTCGTTTTAGTAACGCCTGCATATTCGATTAAATAGGCGTTGGTCCCTACGTTGGTACTTACTGTTAATATACCTGACGCATCGTCTCCATTTCGTACAATGCGTGAGCCGGTGGCCATAGTCAGCAAGTTCGTTGCCGCAAGTGTACCGCCGTTTAACTGCAGAGTTCCTCTTACAATATTGCTGGCTCCCTGCAAAGTTTTAGTTGTTCCTGAACCGGAAATAGTCAGATTGCCCCATCCGGTTGCCGCCGGGCAATTAACAAAGGCAGTACCGGTTGCTCCGTCATATTCTACCGTGCTGGCAATATCCAGCGTGTATGCACCGGCGCCTCCAAACGTTCCCGGGAAGTTATTCGCACCATTGGTGTTGCTGATTTTCAATACGCCTGTCGGGCCGATGTTAAAAGTGCCGGCGCCATCCCCAACGATAATATTAGTACCTATTCTGAGTTCACCTGCAGCTACATCGAAGCCGTCGTTAAAAGTGTAGGTCACTCCGGCGCCGTTTAGAACAACAAAACGATTAGATCCGGATGGATTGTTCACTTTAAAGGTTCCGTAGCTGTGTGAATTATTCAATGACATATCAAAACCTTCACTTGAACCCGTTCTGTTTTCAATTCCGTCTCCAAATTGAAGAGTACTGCCGGTGAGGTCCAACGGAGTGTTTGGCGTTGTAGAGCCGCTCAGTCGCGCTGCTGCAGATGGATCTCCCAAGAGCGTGAAGTTTATTGTAACGCCTGTACCTGTAACACCTTTTGGGTTTTTGAAAGTGATCGTGCCGCCGGTGATATTTACAATACCTCGCTGGAAATATAATAATGTTTGTTGGGCTAGAATTGCCGAGGTATCCGAGGGATTCAGATAGATATTACCGCCCGTCATGTGGAATCGGGCATTGGCATCGGCAACTGTCATTCGCCCGTTAATATTGAGCGTGCCGCCGGTAATATGAAGCGAGTCAAAAGCCGTCGTTGTACCAAGCGCTGGGTTATTGTCGTTGTTTCCCATATTAAAAGTAGCATTACCGTCGCCTAATGTAAATGCTCCGCCAGACAACTTGAAAATGGTCGGCGCCGTGGCGTTAGCGGGCCAAGTCACATTACCGGCGCTGTTGGCAAGAAGACCTACGCGGAAAGTTCCGTCCGACTGATAGAACTGTGCGCCGCTTCCAATCGTCAATGACCCTCCGATCAGAAAATCCGACGTCGCTCCGGAAATATAACCGATCGCATTAAAAGTCAGATTGCCTGAGGTTGTAGAACCAACCGAGACTGATGCGCCATTTTGAATACGCATTGTATCATCGACAACGCCGGCAGTGCCGATAGTCATGTTTAGTCCCGTAGGCGTCAAAACAACGGTCGCGTTGTCAACGGTCCATGATCCGGTAATTTCATTTGCAGAAGAACCGGGACCTCCACCGTATCCGGTACGAATCGTGGCTCCGTTTTCGATAATAAAATCTGCGTCGGAATTATTATTGTTGTCAAAATTATCCGCAATATTAAAAACCGTCGTGGCTCCGGAAACGTGGAAGAGGGTGTGATCACCGACAAGATTATTCCAACGGATTCGACCTTCACCCGAGACAGGATTACCGAAATCGATATTTCCCCCGAGAAAATGAAATTCGCAATCACCCGCATCTATACGAATACAGCGCGAGTTGTCGGCAATAACATTCGGAAAAACGGTGAATGTGCCCGCGTTCATGGTCAGAGTGTCTCTCGGTCCATTGACTTCCAACGCAATGCGCGCCGTTGCAGAAGATTCATTTCCGCCAATACTTACGGTGCCGTTGTTAATGGTGATATTCACATCGGCGTTAATAATCCAAGATGATCCGACGTATCCGCTATTGGTCAGTAACTGAAAAACAGATGTGCTTCCGTCAATAAAAAATCGAGATAGAGGGTTCATTGTAATTAAACCGCCCGCAGTTCCATCGCCAACTTCGACGCGTCCGCCTGTTGTAATGACCAAACGGCCATTAGTAGCGCCAATGGTAAGATTTTGTGCATACAACGTGTCCCCGCTGACCGTC
This window of the bacterium genome carries:
- a CDS encoding T9SS type A sorting domain-containing protein — translated: MKKVTVLFFLAGLFFNNLPTFAQDVFTSAATANWNVGGTWTVVRDGDNPGTSVYPGQTAGSVDGADIVVINGGFTVTLDFNFTLLNPLGALTVGGGTAGTLNFPASAAVGGNRTITFSSNVTVNANGTIQTSEPGTPTSRTHTMIVQGDLSNAGVIDLEQVTTVNRFVNLQFTGASNSTITGSGTWDTRAITYNKSSQAVRIINQSVNYTTSVGGGLSTFTLGTYEQDVDALYTATTAGAQTVNGRLHIKQGKFSVVGGTLTANDSVTVSGDTLYAQNLTIGATNGRLVITTGGRVEVGDGTAGGLITMNPLSRFFIDGSTSVFQLLTNSGYVGSSWIINADVNITINNGTVSIGGNESSATARIALEVNGPRDTLTMNAGTFTVFPNVIADNSRCIRIDAGDCEFHFLGGNIDFGNPVSGEGRIRWNNLVGDHTLFHVSGATTVFNIADNFDNNNNSDADFIIENGATIRTGYGGGPGSSANEITGSWTVDNATVVLTPTGLNMTIGTAGVVDDTMRIQNGASVSVGSTTSGNLTFNAIGYISGATSDFLIGGSLTIGSGAQFYQSDGTFRVGLLANSAGNVTWPANATAPTIFKLSGGAFTLGDGNATFNMGNNDNNPALGTTTAFDSLHITGGTLNINGRMTVADANARFHMTGGNIYLNPSDTSAILAQQTLLYFQRGIVNITGGTITFKNPKGVTGTGVTINFTLLGDPSAAARLSGSTTPNTPLDLTGSTLQFGDGIENRTGSSEGFDMSLNNSHSYGTFKVNNPSGSNRFVVLNGAGVTYTFNDGFDVAAGELRIGTNIIVGDGAGTFNIGPTGVLKISNTNGANNFPGTFGGAGAYTLDIASTVEYDGATGTAFVNCPAATGWGNLTISGSGTTKTLQGASNIVRGTLQLNGGTLAATNLLTMATGSRIVRNGDDASGILTVSTNVGTNAYLIEYAGVTKTTQAAEWSGSGAKSLRVNLNYDDTLTLHTTFTLGDSIMINEGSFLNTNGTNITASKNASFSGHKVGTGRIILNGSSANIYGNGRGIINALLINSADSLEMLGDSLRLDTLVLSAGKLVVGDKALELGSNTSGSNGVVSVSSPGTSKMIQVSGSLGAGGVTRYYTGTSSFTWPIGVVGKYTPAAINVSSTGLAGAITIRAVDDTVATKTNTPTYAPALVYFWNVSSTGFLNPQTTHTYTWVNVDTLEATYSGTYAFRNFVPGRYVASETSWFTEAQANVSLAGHTITFNGNGTFLNAIDGNYTMGQTSISGAPDAFGLVTVYYSRQSDHWEIVTTWSNLGYGGAAATSAPGPNSPVKIRAGDSITVDNSNTRCASLVDSGVVNVLATTGNNFGTVTGNGKITLESGNFPSGTYTSFLGSSGGTVEYGGAGSYTISGLISIYRNLVFSGGGVKTGPNVNVIPSGNITITGGTTVLLSSAGVNGSFSVSGNLLLEGSGDVLRFQNGNARGVTVGGNVTINSGAKFVVTAAGTVVANGVTVSGNLVNNGIFDMSVAGGRFANVTFTGNSSASISGTTADTTDFETLIVNKGTGVSADTSNILDVNINRFTISGSAGGTDKPLRLLRGTFKLTSQGTSPILDLSTGGGDFPILGGTRLWIAGGSAQLSGTGDNLNLKGQLKISAGSLNIGTSTSISSSIFYDSTAAGVEVIGTGVLRVSGALRPATGTIFSYIQSGDSVIVGRYTTVAAGATFQVASNAASVFQMSGGVLALRRAVNNQAIIDIGALAVQRISGGTIHLLDPSLVTANNYLMSAAGAVDTVRMYNLTVGPCAGFTGNVSLDDRIDIRNNFTLNIGGTFRTANGGGAANRDFLIGGNFTRTSGTFSTGVGTGTTTVVFDGNAGKQTITGTSTFNNVTINNTSSPSDTVMLGASTDLTVAGNWTMTAGKFDAITNKRLVTFASTTVAQSITGSTIFNNLTLDNTFGNITLASGVLTVDSVLTLSNGVLAIGANSLVLNETDVAAIQGAFGATRMIQTGGLVGDLGVTKAYPASTHGFRFPVGTGANYTPATIRITNAGTTPAAGTITVIPVNSAHPNLADGSIALPYYWKVTKTGLAADAAAQHYYVYGSGITPLGTEASYIGGYFIPFTWTKPTSSISTAGDSITIFNPDSAVIAAEYTAGEDAAYGTPTVFYSRANGNWQTLTTWATGSYGGPTALFLPNGQTPVVIGDSKTVTIPTGLSGRTVLAVTFDQYGGSTPGAGTVLIQNTATNDFGNVSGVGTIILDNTSATPVLPTGTYTTFVAKDSGTVIFAGSSNYTIPNGQTTTFNDVVFANNTTKTIGANITVNGTMRILGGQVSMGTFTANHNGGVGDSLTMAAGTVLRVSGAANFPASYNVYDLNTTSKALYDFNGTTTVSALNGYNYGRLQFLATAATRTRTLAGNINVRDSLAIGDFNNLYTGLSNYNITLGGHLHLVHNTRSLLTLGTNTVTFNGSSLQRITRATAAGGTASFYNLTINNSAGVSFIYSGTPGVFQQLDTVQNVLTINAGNNLSLGRGNRWVLGGNITYPGGTGTITSSDSTDLSMSGTTVNDTLRFASGAVARSFRDFSINRTAAGAKVVVTGTNDSLQLTRTLTLTKGIIRMGNNIMRLMNSAITPISGGDSTSYVDGKMAITFPASTNNVGRNFEVGNGSFYRPVRVTGSTAASRTRVRVEIIPRGVTVSSKPADINAISTARFYRISIDSGLVFNATSDTVRISIKTNVGIGGDIEGVSKPDSIRVMRSADSLNWTTLVGAGYQTISPAGRDSGGNANILFTNSSGTGTYYAYGTLSPDNSVPVLLSGKFKAVPYENKVRLVWRTESELDNAYWFIERKEVSADLSKNQAFQSIMTVEGQGSTSSATDYSEIDYSVELGKTYLYRLADVAFDGSVTYHNDVTVTVELPNKFTLEPNAPNPFNPETTIKFRLPVSAKVSLKVYNILGQEVVTLVDRRMDAGFQQAVWNGLNKYNQSVASGIYIYRLTAVSADGKDKFTQTRKMIMLK